The Halotia branconii CENA392 region GTTAAGGTTTTCTATGTATAAGGTGGCATTAATAAGAAACCTTACGTCGTTCGTCACAAATCAGTTAAAGTTCTCTATGTATGAGGTACTGTTGCTAATGAAAGGTAAAGTTAGCAGTTGCTTCAGCAACGTTGACAGCGATAGTCGTAGGCGTAGGTTGGGTAGAACGTAGACACCCGAAAGGTGGCTTCCCGAAGGGTAGTGAAACCCAACATCTACAGGGTTTTAATGATCTATTTCCAATATGTTTGACAATAACATTGGCTGCGTAGGCGATCGCCTAATATTCTCTAGAAAAATCAAAACCTAAAAACTTTCGGCTTGACAAAAATATAACTGTTAAAATCAGCATAATGGTGTTAAAACGTGAGAAAAAAACACCCAGTAGGAGAAAAATGCCAGCCATTGTTAAACTACAACTCTCCTTAGAAGCATTAGCAGAAGCAATATCTTCTCTTGATTTACAAGAAAAACGTCAACTTCAAGAACTAATTGAGCAACAAATTTTTGAAGCCGAAGAAGCGTTGTACGAAGACGATGCAGAAACACTCGCAGAAATTGAAGGTGTTCGCGCTGAGTATAAAGATGGTGAGTCCGTGACTATAGATGAATATCTTGCTAACCGCTCAGAGCAGAGATAATGAGTTATACAGTCGTTATTTCAAGATCGGTACAAAAGCAGATTGATAATTTAACTGAAGATATTACCCTGCGTGTGATTGAGAAAATTCAAAATCTAGCTGCAAAACCGCGTCCCGATGGAGTTGTCAAGTTAAAAGGTGCTGATAACGAGTATCGTATCCGTATAGGTAATTACAGAGTCCGTTATGAGGTTGACGATGAAAGTCAGCTAGTACAGATTTTGCAGTGTAAGCATCGGAAAGATGTTTATAGAAAAAGTTAACGTTAAATTTAGTAGGAGACACTTAGGAGTATCAGCCTTGGCAACCATTACCGATATTGGCACACTAATTAACCATAACCCAGGTGGTATTTTTGGCGTTGCTGATTAATGGGATGAATTTTGTTTCGCGCAAAGGTGCAAGAAATTTAGGTTTACTATTGGTGAACAAGCTCAATTCATACCGCAT contains the following coding sequences:
- a CDS encoding type II toxin-antitoxin system RelE family toxin; its protein translation is MSYTVVISRSVQKQIDNLTEDITLRVIEKIQNLAAKPRPDGVVKLKGADNEYRIRIGNYRVRYEVDDESQLVQILQCKHRKDVYRKS